A genomic segment from Nicotiana tabacum cultivar K326 chromosome 7, ASM71507v2, whole genome shotgun sequence encodes:
- the LOC142161832 gene encoding germin-like protein subfamily 1 member 20 produces the protein MALRTLVLTIAIMALLSSMSHAFDPSPLQDICVAVDDSMAAVFVNGKICKDPKQVMANDFFKSGLNIPGNTSNQLGSVVTAVNVGNLPGLNTLGISLARIDYAPYGLNPPHTHPRGTEILAVLEGTLYVGFVLSNPGPNMKNKLFTKILNPGDVFVFPIGLIHFQFNVGKTNAVAFAGLSSQNPGVITIANAVFGSDPPINPDVLTKAFQVDKKVVDYLQSQFWWDNN, from the exons ATGGCTCTCAGAACATTGGTATTAACCATTGCAATAATGGCTTTGTTATCTTCAATGAGCCATGCATTTGATCCTAGTCCTTTGCAGGATATTTGTGTTGCTGTTGACGACTCCATGGCTGCTG TTTTTGTGAACGGAAAAATTTGCAAGGATCCAAAGCAGGTTATGGCAAATGATTTCTTTAAATCAGGTCTAAACATACCTGGAAATACCTCAAATCAACTTGGATCTGTTGTAACTGCTGTGAACGTTGGCAACTTACCTGGACTCAACACTCTGGGCATTTCTTTAGCGCGCATTGATTATGCACCATATGGTCTCAACCCACCTCATACACATCCTCGAGGAACTGAGATTCTAGCTGTTCTTGAGGGCACACTCTACGTTGGCTTTGTCCTTTCAAACCCTGGTCCAAATATGAAGAACAAGCTCTTTACCAAGATTTTAAATCCTGGAGATGTGTTCGTTTTCCCAATAGGtctcattcattttcagtttaaTGTTGGAAAGACTAATGCTGTTGCATTTGCTGGACTCAGTAGTCAAAATCCAGGAGTCATCACTATCGCAAATGCAGTATTTGGTTCAGACCCACCAATCAATCCTGATGTTCTTACGAAAGCATTCCAAGTTGACAAGAAAGTTGTGGATTACCTCCAATCACAATTCTGGTGGGATAACAACTAA
- the LOC142162252 gene encoding uncharacterized protein LOC142162252 has protein sequence MNAVRPGLLSIIVYASNAHEVLGNLKERFDKVNGSRVLYLHREIHTLTQCTMYIADYFSKLRGLWDEFHALIPSPGCPCPESKKYAQHFEYHRLLQFLMGLNQSYS, from the coding sequence ATGAATGCAGTAAGGCCAGGTTTACTTAGTATTATAGTATATGCCTCTAATGCTCACGAGGTTTTGGGGAACTTAAAGGAGAGATTCGACAAGGTAAATGGATCTAGGGTTCTGTATCTACATAGAGAGATCCATACCCTCACTCAATGTACCATGTATATTGCTGACTACTTCTCCAAATTGAGAGGTCTCTGGGATGAATTTCATGCGTTAATTCCTAGTCCTGGTTGTCCATGTCCTGAGTCTAAAAAATATGCCCAACACTTTGAGTATCACAGGCTACTTCAGTTTCTGATGGGATTGAATCAGTCCTACTCATAG